CGTCCGGGATGGCATTCAGGAACAATAAGTCCGCCATTACCCTCACCGCCGCATGGGGAATCTATCTCGAGCATCTTCTTAGCGACATTTATTTCGCCGACAGGCATTCTAATAACTGGCTGATCTAAGGATTCTACCATAGCACTTGTGGATAGGTTAATTACAACAGGGCCAGGTTTGAAATGTAACACTTCAGCTACGCCAAGCGCAAGAGTGTATTCTTCGCCGATAGCGTGACCTAGATCATCGACCAAGGCGAGACGGTCGGCATCAGGATCGGTAGCAAATCCAATATCGGCGGAATTGGAGATAACAGCCTTCTCGAGGGCAGTTAAATTCTCGGGAATTGGCTCGGCGCCATGGCGGAAAAAACCATCGGGCTTACAGTTAAGCTCTATAATGTTACAATTCAATTTCACAAGAAGTGGAAGCAATGCGATTGCCCCTGTGCCGCCATTAGCATCGACAACGACCTTAAAACGCCTTTTGCGAATGCTCTGGATATCTATATAGGGTAAACCCAATACTCTATCTATATGTTTTTCTACAGGGTGTTTACCCTCCACTATTTCTCCTATCGAATCGAATTTCACCCATGCAGGTTGTTTTTTTATATGAGATTGTAAATCTGTGAATGCAAGAGAGTCGAGGAAAAGTCCTCCTTTTCCAAGAAATTTAAGAGCATTCCATTCCGATGGGTTGTGGCTTGCGGTTATTATTATTCCCCCTGCGGCATCAATTTCATCAACATACACTTCTACGGTAGGCGTGGCCTGAATTCCTATATCGACAACTTCTCTGCCTGCAAGTTGAAGCGTTCCGCATACTAATCTAGATATCGCATCCCCACTCGTCCTGCTGTCTCTACCAACTACAATTTTACCCGGCTCGAGTATTTCGGCAAAGGCCGAACAGTAATTCAAGAGAATCTCTGGGTTCAACCCACGACCGACAATCCCTCTGACTCCACTAATACTTTCCTTTAACATTCGAATCTCCCTATTTATGGTATATTGTTTGCATAAAAAAATGCTTCGAACTATAATTGTCAAGCACTGTTTCGAAGGAAAAAATTAAAAGCTTGTCGAAAATGTTATTTAGATTATATTTATGCAATTTTAAAACCAAAACCGCCGAAAGGGGAAAAAATGAAATTAAGAACTATCATGCTTTGCTCTATTTTGATGCTATCGACCTTCATCGGAGCAGCAGATTTTAAAATGGGTTATATTAATTCAGATAGAATTCGCACGGATTTCGATGAGTTTATCGATGCTCAAGCTCAATTCGATAAGGATGTTACAGTATGGGAGGCCGATGCTGGCAAATTCGAGAAGGAAATCATCGATATGCAATCTGAGTTAGAACAACAATCGCTTCTTTTATCTGAGGACAAAAAGCGTGAACGCCAAATGCTTATTTCACAGAAGCAGAAAGAGTATCAGCAATTTCTTTCTGATATTTTTGGAACCGGTGGCAGGGCGGAAAAGAGAAACGCCGAACTTACAACTCCTCTTCTAGATAAGATCAACAAGTCAATCATAGATATAGCCGAAAGCCAAGGTTACGACCTTGTTCTGGATGTTGCTGGCGGCAATATTGCATACATAGACGAGAATCTCGATATTACCGATATGCTTCTCGAAGAGCTCGAGGCTGGAACAAGCGAATAATGCGTGCAAGCGAAATCGCAAAGTTTTTAGACAGCGAATTTATAGGCCCCGGTGACCCGGATATTTCTTCGATTGGATCGATAAATTCTGCCTCTTCGCGGGATATTGTTTTTCTGCATAATCCATCGTATAGAAAGTGGCTTACTGAAACGAAGGCTGGATGTGTTGTGCTTAAAAAGGAGAATATTCCTATTGAGCGCAATTATGCAGTGATTGTATCGACCGACCCGCATCGAAGTATGGCCGAGTGTGTCGATATTCTTTATCCCGAACGACTACCAAAACCTCAAATCAATTCCGAAGCGAGGATTCATGCTTCGGCGCGGGTAGCTGAAGGGGTTTACATCGGCCCATTCACTGCTATCGGTGCAGATTCCGTTATTGAAGAGGGGTGTGTTATTGGAGATGGAGTATCTATAGGCCAAGATGTTATAATTGGACCAAAGAGCATGATCTATGCAGGTGTCAAGATATATTCAAAAACTGAGATCGGTGAGAAATGCATAATCCATGCCGGAACAGTTCTTGGCTCAGATGGTTTCGGCTTTGCGCCTACACCCGAGGGTATTCTTAAAGTAAGGCAAGTGGGTAAGCTTATTATTGAGGACAGTGTAGAGATTGGCGCGAATTGCACCGTCGATAGAGGAAGTTTTGGTGAAACCCGTATTGGTAAGGGAAGCAAGATCGACAATCTTGTTCAGATTGCGCATAACTGCATTATTGGCAAGTATTGTCTTATTGCTGCTCAATCGGGATTTGCAGGAAGCACTTCATTGGGTGATCGGGTTATGGTTGCCGGTCAGGTCGGCTTTGCTGGCCATCAAAAAATTGGTGACGATTCACTTTTTTATGCAAAAAGTGGAATAACCGGCGATGTTCCGGCCGGGAGTAGATATTTCGGTATTCCTGCTAAAAATAGCATAGAAGCTCACCGAGAGAGTGTTTATGTATCTCAACTAAATGGGCTTTTTAAGCGGGTTAAAGAGCTTGAGAAAAAGCTTAAAGAGATATAGCTTAATAAATTGATAGTAAAAGAGATAGGTAGTATATGAAAAGCCAAAATGTTCTCCGTGTTTTTCCTTTTATTTTAGTAGCTTCAATTTTATTTGGCCAACCAAATTCTTCGGCCGATTTCGGGCACCGCACAAATGCAATGGGCGGAATCTATTCAGTTCTCGATGGAGAAGGAAACGCTATCGATATATTCGATGTTTCTAACGGAACAAATTTCTCCGCAAGCCATTTCAATGAGGGATTAAATGTGCCGATCGAATGGCAACAGAAATATGGTGGAGCTGATAGATACGCCATGGATGTTGCCTTCCGTAATCTCGAATATCGTGGCCCAGACGATGACCATGGCAATAAAAGATCCTGGTATTGGGTAGATGGTGTTTCGAGGATAATGGTAGATAAGGGATTTGAGAACGGCTTTTCTATGCGTATAAATTTTAATGGAGGTTATCAAACTATCCGTAAATCATGGCAGGATGGCTATGCTCCTTGGCCCAATGAGATACGACATAGTTATTCAGCTGCAACATTGAATTGGGATGACATCGCCAAGCGTGCCACTACAACGGGGGCTGGTTCTATAGATCCCTTGGGTGAATTTTACGCTTCCTATCATATTCCGATAGGTTTATCGTTATCTTTCGGTGGTGGGTATTCTTTTACCGAGTTTGAGGATATGTATTATGCAAATGGCTGGAAGACATCATTGAAGGGCAACGTCGCAGCGAACAGGCTTCTTTTTGGTGCGAGATGGACATATCCCGATTTTAGTGACTATTTTGCTCTTGGATTAAACTATGGAATTATTAACGGAAAAGTGAATAACGAAAAAGATGAAGATTATTTAGCTTATGAAGATAGCGACAATTTGTTTGGGTTTCAAGCCGAGTTTGGTTATCCAGAATATTTAAAGGGGGCTTTAGGATATCAGCATAAAGCGATGGAAGAAGACTATTATACCTCCGATTCTGACACTCTAGCCGATGAATCAAAGGATGACTATTCTAGTGTAGATTTTAGGTTAAGAATACTTGGCGACGGCCTCGATGTTCCGGTGGTTCTTGGAGTTGATTTGGCGAACTGGAAAACGAACGGTGAATCGGATAATGTCGAATTAGAGATCGCCGAAAATACAACTGCTTTTGGTATCTCTACAGAACCAGTCGAGGATATGCTTACATTTGCTGCTCAATATGAGATGATGACTCGCGATTATCGATCGCTAACAGATGATGTAGAAGGCTCTCTCGAGTCGAGCAGAATATCTTTTGGAACAGAGGTTTATCCCACTCATGTATTCGGGGTTCGATTAGGTTTCGAAATTCTAGAAGTAATTCCCGATTCTTCATACGATGATATTTTTTATGGTTATATTTTCCCCTATGTTGGTCCTTATGGGCGCTTCCATTTTGTTCCCGATATAGAAAAGGGAAATGCCATAACCGGTGGTTTTGTTTTCAGGTTGGATGATGACAGATTTCTTATTGAACTTTCAGCGCGCCATTATTTTGCTGATGAACCGGAAATCTATAAAGAAAACGGCCCTAACTGTGATGAGGCATACTTTGGGTTAACATATTATCTCAAGTAAAAAGGAATAGTCTTATAATATTCAAAAGGATTATAAAAACTGCGATAATCATATCTATAGCCTTTTTCGGGTGCGACAGAGCTGTCAATCCAAAACCTCCGATAAACGATTTGGATTTTACTGTTCGGTTTATTTATGTTGGGCAGGCTGATGCAACACTCATAACAACTCCGAGTGGGAAAACAATGCTGTTCGATATGGCAACAGGGGGCGGAGCTGTCAATTATATTATACCACTTTTAGATTCTCTTAATATCGATAAGATTGATTTGGTTATAGCCAGTCATATGCACGGTGATCATATTGGTGGTGTCGATGATGTTCTCGATGAGATACCTCTTTTCGGATATTGCTACGACCATGGAGGATATTATTCAACCTTGGATTATGACAATTACATTGCAGCAGTTGGAAGCCAACGACGGACGCTTCATATTGGTGATACTTTAAGCCTAGATGGTAGCGTTCAGATTGTTTGTTATGCATCTGGGGCGGAGGGCATGGTGCCAATAGGCGAGAACGAGAAATCCATAGCCGTTATTATCTCGTATAAAGGTTGGGATCTATTTCTTGGTGGCGATTTAACAGGCACCGACGACGATAACCAGATAGACGTTGAGAGTCAAATTGCGACTTCTCTTAGACCTGTAGAATTTTATCAATCAGACCACCATGGAAGCAGATATTGCAATAATGAGACTATTCTTGCGACGCTGCAGCCTGAGCACTCTGTTATTAGTTGCGGAATAGGTAATAGCTACGGATTTCCACCTTTTGAGACCATCTCCCGCCTTGAAATCTGGGGTGAAATTTATCGCACCGACATGAGTGGCACAATAACTGTGACTGTTATCGATTCGGCAGACTTTGAAATCGAAACACAGTATTGATATGAAAACTATATTACTTATTGCTTTATTCCTTATTTTGATAGCCGTCTCCTGTGATAATCCGGTTGATCCAAATAACAATCCTCCAGATGAGATTGAAAATGCTATTTGGCCCTTCCATGAGGGCAGTTTTTGGGAATACGATGTTTGGGAGATTGTG
This DNA window, taken from bacterium, encodes the following:
- the glmM gene encoding phosphoglucosamine mutase, whose amino-acid sequence is MLKESISGVRGIVGRGLNPEILLNYCSAFAEILEPGKIVVGRDSRTSGDAISRLVCGTLQLAGREVVDIGIQATPTVEVYVDEIDAAGGIIITASHNPSEWNALKFLGKGGLFLDSLAFTDLQSHIKKQPAWVKFDSIGEIVEGKHPVEKHIDRVLGLPYIDIQSIRKRRFKVVVDANGGTGAIALLPLLVKLNCNIIELNCKPDGFFRHGAEPIPENLTALEKAVISNSADIGFATDPDADRLALVDDLGHAIGEEYTLALGVAEVLHFKPGPVVINLSTSAMVESLDQPVIRMPVGEINVAKKMLEIDSPCGGEGNGGLIVPECHPGRDAILAAAVILNHLARQDKALSEAIACFPKLFMLKTKTPFDGQFDNSVSGKLKSKLNPQGIDLSDGIRFSWHDKWVHVRASNTEPILRIIAEAGEISESEKLISAVKSALA
- a CDS encoding MBL fold metallo-hydrolase, with product MDFTVRFIYVGQADATLITTPSGKTMLFDMATGGGAVNYIIPLLDSLNIDKIDLVIASHMHGDHIGGVDDVLDEIPLFGYCYDHGGYYSTLDYDNYIAAVGSQRRTLHIGDTLSLDGSVQIVCYASGAEGMVPIGENEKSIAVIISYKGWDLFLGGDLTGTDDDNQIDVESQIATSLRPVEFYQSDHHGSRYCNNETILATLQPEHSVISCGIGNSYGFPPFETISRLEIWGEIYRTDMSGTITVTVIDSADFEIETQY
- a CDS encoding OmpH family outer membrane protein, whose translation is MKLRTIMLCSILMLSTFIGAADFKMGYINSDRIRTDFDEFIDAQAQFDKDVTVWEADAGKFEKEIIDMQSELEQQSLLLSEDKKRERQMLISQKQKEYQQFLSDIFGTGGRAEKRNAELTTPLLDKINKSIIDIAESQGYDLVLDVAGGNIAYIDENLDITDMLLEELEAGTSE
- the lpxD gene encoding UDP-3-O-(3-hydroxymyristoyl)glucosamine N-acyltransferase, with protein sequence MRASEIAKFLDSEFIGPGDPDISSIGSINSASSRDIVFLHNPSYRKWLTETKAGCVVLKKENIPIERNYAVIVSTDPHRSMAECVDILYPERLPKPQINSEARIHASARVAEGVYIGPFTAIGADSVIEEGCVIGDGVSIGQDVIIGPKSMIYAGVKIYSKTEIGEKCIIHAGTVLGSDGFGFAPTPEGILKVRQVGKLIIEDSVEIGANCTVDRGSFGETRIGKGSKIDNLVQIAHNCIIGKYCLIAAQSGFAGSTSLGDRVMVAGQVGFAGHQKIGDDSLFYAKSGITGDVPAGSRYFGIPAKNSIEAHRESVYVSQLNGLFKRVKELEKKLKEI